In Mangifera indica cultivar Alphonso chromosome 7, CATAS_Mindica_2.1, whole genome shotgun sequence, the genomic window TCAAGTCATCATCGTCCTTACTCTCATCTTCACTCACCACCTCCCCATTGCGAAAGGTCATTACCTTTGCATTTGGACATTGTGCAGCTCTATGTCCGTATCCTAAACACCTAAAGCATTGTTTATCACGTGATTTACCCTTGGATTTGTCATCCTTTGGTTGCATTTTTGGTGTAGTGAgctctttatttttgctttgatcaGATCTTCCCTTATTTGTATTCGCATCACCTCCCTTGTTCCCTTTCTAATTCGGCTTCTATGATGTTGGGGTCGAAATAGCCTTGGTTTTTGCTCTTAGTTGTTTTTCAATCTTGGTTGCCATGTGTACCATATCCTCCAAATCTACATAATGATGCAACTCAACAAGGTTAGCAATATCACAGTTCAAACCTGAAAGAAAACGTGCCATAATAGCTTCCCTATCCTCCTCAATGTTGGCTCGAATCATGGTCATCTCTATTTCTTAGTGATATTCTTCAACACTATTGGATCCTTGATTCAACCTTTGTAATCGATTGTATAGCTCCCTATAGTAGTGTTGTGGTACGAATATCTTCCTTatgattgttttcatctcaaaccaTAAAGAAACAAGACCTTCTCCACTTTTGTGCCTAGTAAAGGTAAATTGATCCCACCATACACTAGCATAGTCGGTGAATTCAACGGCTGCcaatttcaccttcttctcttcGGTGTAGTTATGGCACTCAAATACACGCTCTACCTTTTTCTCCCACTCTAAATATACATCTGGATCACTTTTACCACGGAAAGCTagaatcttcattttgattgaacCTAAATTCCCATCTTTTGATTTGCCTTTGTTGGAACGTGTAgatccttcttcttcaacctccctttctaaatcatcaaagaggCTACGTTTTGTGTCTCTTGTCTTGCCACGGCTAGGGGTATCTTGTTCCAACCTTTCCAACCTTTCTTGGACATTACGGTTTTCACTCCTCATGTCCTCTTGTTATGCCATCATCTTCTGTAACATTCCTTGTATTGCTTCTAAGGTAACTTTCTCCTGAGGGTCCATGATGTAAACCTGCAAGAAAAACATTAGAAAACACCTATTTTAACACTCCCTCACATGTTTCGCTCAAATGTGTTTGCAACACTCTAATATGCTCACCAAAACAATCACACACAGAATTTCCCCTTagagttcttatttgagttgacctttactactcactttctaaaaagaattacaaattaaagtcccttgacaattagagctaaccaaaaaaattaaattatggcctttgaattttttttttgcttttttttcgttttttttgttcttttttttttttgactaaTTAACACTAAAACTCTTAGCTAAACAGATCTGGAAGCCTTCAAACACCTCTTGAAGCTTGGatcatgatatgtgattttggtgatacttgATGCAAATCGGCAAGGAATGGAACTTTGGCGCTTTTACGGCTcctcttgatttgatgttgcccaaaccacttgtatgaagaattttgatgttgaatttgctGCTGTCGaatcacttgatgatgaataatgcaatttttttttcgttttttttatattgatgcacGAACACAAGACTAAAGGTTACGTAGCTTATACTAGAcccaatgctctgataccaaactgatacaacccttgctGATTGAtttaacaagaactataacaatctattgaaatcttgcccaaagatctatctagcataaaccaaaagaattagaaccctcttgttatctaacaacaaggaactctaattatcaaagaaagaattcacaactttcttaagaaatgaattcaaagaaaactctcacaagaactttggagaaattcggaattttttattataatcaagctgcccataatcttgagtttaatacatatatatatatattgcttctaaccctaaaaaatgaaataaatcctttaaaaaaaaggaaaataacaactcatgacaactaaacactctcctaattaaactaggataacaattagataataactaaacaagctttcctaattaaactaggataacaactagataataactaatcacaaaaagGGCTagctgaattgatgtgacttgggcttccatatgcatattcgactaagcccaacatgtgctccttgtTGCCTTTAgcccaattcatgtatttgggctccttgtgttaatgtaagctcttttaattcttcaaattgaattaaatgcacaagtcttgaactaaactccatgcttgtcatgtcgttgaccatgagttgcCCTTCGACTTCGCtcggactctttcccataagctccaaatgactttgaacgagcccaatgattgccgctttcatcttcttggctcttgctcgtgtaattgggcctctgttatagctcaatggatccaaattctttgtgtttgttgaagtagaatgcttccccatgtgtgaatttggtgaagttatcccttgatcatttgCATCACATAACTCAGGAGTCaacaaatcaaatgaaataaCATAAAGAACTCATAGACCTTTCTAAGGATTATGATTTCTTCAAGTTGCTTCTCTTTCAGACATTTTAACAAAGATGTGAGGTGGAATTTCAACTAATGTTGGCACGTTTTACAACCAAGCTTAACGTAAAGTGATTTTATCAGTAGCTCttggaaaatttcaaataacccAGTAACTGATAACCTCTCAAGTTGCCACTGTTACGATTTTTGTACATGAAACTGCGATTTTCATCGTCATTTTGAATCAGCCGACCGAATTTTGTCCTCCCGaaaatttttctgttaaaagaaatgttctaaattcaaatcgaagTAGTCCAACGAACCAAAAACGAAAATTTAGAGATAATTGGTGCTCTTTGGAACTAATTTCAAACCAACATGAAACGTATTTGAGGTAAACAGTTTAAAGGACTATTATACCTCCATGAGCAATGTGATGTAAAGGTGGTCTTTCAACTCTGAGGACAAGTTAGGGAAATGTTACGATTTCCCAGTTGGCCCAACgactttaattttcatattaggAAAATTATCTTAAAAGATTAGGAAAGTTGAATTAGTGTTTTATTAGGATTCATTGGGAAATTAGGGCTATATAAACCCTGGAAAATTCAATAAAGAGGCAGCTAATCAAATTTCTAGGAGTACAATTGCAGTGATACAGTGTTTCTATGGAGGGTTTTACAATTTCTAGTACAGAAAGGGCAGCGCCAGTGCCATTCTTTCCGGATGATATCATACAGCAAATCCTTCTCAGACTACCCACAAAATCTCTCTTGCGATTCAAGTCTGTTTGCAAATCTTGGCGTGACTTAATCTCAACTCACGAATTTGCCATAAAACATCTCACTGAAACATCTGAAAGGTTCCGCAGATTTGGAGTCTTCGAATCAGAAAAATTAAGGGAAGGTCGTATTTCTCTATACAGTCTTGCCGCTCAAACCTCATCGCGTGCTGAAGAAGCAGAAGAggaaacaatttttcttcctttatgGGGAAAAGATTGTTATCTGGCTCCTGCAGCTAATGAATACATTATCAACAGATTCATCCACACAAGGGTACTGGGGTCCTGTAATGGTATATTATTGATACGATTGGAAAATGTTGAGGAATCCAGTGGACACCCAAGGACATTCCTGCTATGGAATCCAACAATTAGGGAATTCAAGATGATTCCGCCATGCTATTTCAAAAGTTCTTTATGTTCTCTGGTTTCGGGGCTTGGTTACAATTCATCTATTGATAATTACAAAGTGGTAGTAGTATTTTCTGAaagaaatagtgatttggctTGTGGTTATGTTTATAATCTCAAGACAAATTCATGGAAACGACTTAAAAACTTTTACTTCCCTTACAAGAACTCTAGGCAAGTTAACAATTTTGGAAATCTTTTCTTATCCGATGAAACCTGTTTAGGCTATCTACCTGAGGAAACAGGCTATTTACTCGAGGAAACAGGAACGACAATAGTGAATGGAGCTCCACATTGGGTAACATTGAGTTCAAGCAGAGGTGGggttaataaaa contains:
- the LOC123221415 gene encoding F-box/kelch-repeat protein At3g23880-like, with the translated sequence MEGFTISSTERAAPVPFFPDDIIQQILLRLPTKSLLRFKSVCKSWRDLISTHEFAIKHLTETSERFRRFGVFESEKLREGRISLYSLAAQTSSRAEEAEEETIFLPLWGKDCYLAPAANEYIINRFIHTRVLGSCNGILLIRLENVEESSGHPRTFLLWNPTIREFKMIPPCYFKSSLCSLVSGLGYNSSIDNYKVVVVFSERNSDLACGYVYNLKTNSWKRLKNFYFPYKNSRQVNNFGNLFLSDETCLGYLPEETGYLLEETGTTIVNGAPHWVTLSSSRGGVNKIIYFDLEEEKFKEFLSPPPSAGTFKTYLSIYEDCLCETRLRRKKGFIEYMFEVWIMKEYGVKESWIRLLNLPFDLRFSLMSDIRPLFVSKNGDEVVMVTDWSDMISFNTRTGEVKKVSMRVDRGHVVGSYEESLVSPNQFSMSCSEDGKY